One Defluviimonas sp. SAOS-178_SWC DNA window includes the following coding sequences:
- a CDS encoding aminotransferase class V-fold PLP-dependent enzyme, which translates to MLEDRPGLMKAIRDRFAHVDVCPFEGPRIFFENAGGALRLKSVIETSAAYAGYPDNQGRDNPASKALMAAIDNGKADMRTFLNASGGQVFVGESGTEVLFRLIRTAALGAAPGGVMLGSTLEHPASRSAMARWAEVTGRPHLLAVHDDATGTVGLDAYLALITPEIRVATIVQTSPVTGMSVDVAAIASAIRAKAPDCFIIIDGIQHASHGDIDCAAYGADGYAVSPYKVFSRHGYGVGWASDRLTDCTKEQVIGGAAETWELGTRDAGAYATFTDVVDYFDWLGSNFAGDTNRRARIEAAAKAIHDHEARLMAAMLHGTGNLRGLAEMPGVTVIGGTGTEGREGVVSLTLDGMAAGDLVQFLGDEGIRVHIRKDDHYCGNILHPLGLDACVRVSVCHYNTTAEVARFLTAMEQAVTTAQAG; encoded by the coding sequence ATGCTCGAAGACAGACCCGGCCTGATGAAAGCCATCCGCGACCGCTTCGCCCATGTGGATGTCTGCCCCTTCGAGGGGCCGCGCATCTTCTTCGAAAATGCCGGCGGTGCGCTGCGGCTCAAGTCGGTGATCGAGACCTCGGCTGCCTATGCCGGCTATCCCGACAATCAGGGCCGCGACAACCCGGCCTCGAAGGCGCTGATGGCGGCCATCGACAACGGCAAAGCCGACATGCGGACCTTCCTCAACGCCTCCGGCGGTCAGGTCTTCGTCGGTGAAAGCGGGACGGAGGTGCTGTTCCGGTTGATCCGCACCGCAGCGCTTGGCGCCGCCCCCGGCGGCGTCATGCTGGGCTCGACGCTCGAACACCCCGCCTCGCGCAGCGCGATGGCGCGCTGGGCCGAGGTGACGGGGCGGCCGCATCTCTTGGCGGTTCATGACGACGCCACCGGCACGGTCGGGCTTGACGCCTACCTCGCCCTGATCACGCCCGAGATCCGCGTCGCGACCATCGTCCAGACCTCGCCCGTCACCGGCATGTCGGTCGACGTCGCCGCGATTGCTTCGGCAATCCGCGCCAAGGCACCCGACTGCTTCATTATCATCGACGGCATCCAGCACGCGAGCCACGGCGACATCGACTGTGCGGCCTATGGTGCCGACGGCTATGCCGTCTCGCCCTACAAGGTCTTCTCACGCCACGGCTACGGCGTCGGCTGGGCGTCGGACCGGTTGACCGACTGCACGAAGGAGCAGGTCATTGGCGGCGCGGCCGAGACCTGGGAGCTGGGAACACGCGACGCCGGCGCCTACGCGACCTTCACCGACGTCGTCGACTATTTCGACTGGCTCGGCAGCAACTTTGCCGGCGACACGAACCGCCGCGCCCGGATCGAGGCCGCCGCGAAGGCGATCCACGATCACGAAGCCCGGCTGATGGCGGCAATGCTCCACGGCACCGGCAACCTGCGCGGCCTCGCCGAGATGCCCGGCGTGACCGTCATCGGCGGCACCGGGACCGAGGGCCGCGAAGGGGTGGTCTCGCTCACGCTCGACGGCATGGCGGCGGGCGACCTCGTCCAGTTCCTCGGGGACGAAGGCATCCGGGTGCATATCCGCAAGGACGACCACTATTGCGGCAACATCCTGCACCCGCTCGGGCTCGACGCCTGCGTCCGGGTCTCGGTCTGTCACTACAATACCACGGCCGAGGTGGCCCGCTTCCTCACGGCGATGGAGCAGGCCGTGACGACTGCTCAGGCAGGTTGA
- the acsA gene encoding acetate--CoA ligase, which yields MSETILRKDPSKAKAANMPDYAAAAADFSWQREREALAGLSGGGLNIAHEALDAQIAAGRGDKTALRWFSRDGAERVFTYGELSRNANRFANILKSLGVERGQTVYSLLGRVPELYFAALGTLKSGAVFCPMFSAFGPEPVQSRMEIGSARVLITTSALYRRKVKGIRDRLPELQHILLIDGEAEGCTALAPLMEAAANDFRTATTRPDDPALLHFTSGTTGRPKGALHVHEAVVAHRVTARLALDLRPDDIYWCTADPGWVTGTSYGIIAPLVIGVTMIVDEAEFDPNQWYDMLAREGVTVWYTAPTAIRMLMRAGADLIGKHRFPKLRFMASVGEPLNPEAVLWGQEVFGMPFHDNWWQTETGGIMIANYASMDVKPGSMGKPLPGIEAGIVEVTEGSVKELAKAQAIGELALRPGWPSMMRAYLHEEARYKKCFRDGWYLSGDLAMRDSDGYFWFVGRSDDVIKSAGHLIGPFEVESALIEHDAVAEVGVIGIPDETAGEIVKAYVALNKGYEPNEQLELDLLGFARKRLGPAVAPKEIVFRQNLPKTRSGKIMRRLLKARELGLPEGDISTLESDEK from the coding sequence GTGAGCGAAACGATCCTGAGAAAAGACCCGTCCAAGGCCAAGGCGGCCAATATGCCGGACTATGCGGCTGCGGCTGCGGACTTTTCCTGGCAAAGGGAACGCGAGGCGCTGGCGGGCCTGTCGGGCGGCGGCTTGAATATCGCGCACGAGGCGCTTGACGCGCAGATCGCAGCGGGGCGCGGCGACAAGACCGCCCTGCGCTGGTTCAGCCGCGACGGGGCCGAACGCGTGTTCACCTATGGAGAGCTGTCCCGGAATGCCAACCGCTTTGCCAATATATTGAAATCACTGGGCGTAGAGCGGGGCCAAACCGTCTATTCGCTCCTTGGCCGCGTTCCCGAACTTTATTTCGCCGCGCTCGGCACCCTCAAGTCCGGCGCGGTCTTCTGTCCGATGTTCTCGGCCTTCGGCCCCGAACCCGTCCAGTCGCGGATGGAGATCGGCTCCGCCCGCGTTCTCATCACGACATCGGCGCTTTACCGTCGCAAAGTCAAAGGCATCCGCGACCGCCTGCCGGAGCTTCAACACATCCTCCTCATAGATGGCGAGGCCGAGGGCTGTACCGCCCTCGCGCCACTGATGGAAGCGGCGGCGAACGACTTCAGGACCGCCACGACCCGGCCCGACGATCCCGCGCTGCTGCATTTCACATCGGGGACGACCGGACGGCCGAAAGGCGCGCTGCACGTTCACGAAGCGGTGGTCGCGCATCGCGTGACGGCGCGGCTTGCTCTCGATCTCAGACCCGACGATATCTACTGGTGCACCGCCGACCCCGGATGGGTCACCGGCACTTCCTACGGCATCATCGCCCCCCTCGTGATCGGCGTGACGATGATCGTCGACGAGGCGGAGTTCGACCCCAACCAATGGTACGACATGCTCGCCCGCGAAGGCGTGACCGTCTGGTACACCGCCCCCACCGCGATCCGGATGCTGATGCGTGCGGGCGCCGATCTGATCGGCAAGCACCGGTTCCCGAAACTGCGCTTCATGGCGAGCGTCGGCGAACCTCTGAACCCCGAAGCCGTTCTTTGGGGGCAGGAGGTCTTCGGCATGCCCTTCCACGACAACTGGTGGCAGACCGAAACCGGCGGGATCATGATCGCCAATTACGCCTCGATGGACGTGAAACCCGGTTCGATGGGCAAACCCCTGCCGGGAATCGAGGCCGGGATTGTAGAGGTGACGGAAGGCAGCGTGAAGGAGTTGGCCAAGGCGCAGGCCATCGGCGAGCTTGCGCTCCGCCCCGGCTGGCCATCCATGATGCGCGCCTATCTGCACGAGGAGGCGCGCTACAAGAAATGCTTCCGCGACGGATGGTACCTGTCCGGCGATCTCGCGATGCGCGACAGCGACGGCTATTTCTGGTTCGTCGGCCGCTCCGACGACGTGATCAAGAGCGCCGGGCACCTGATCGGTCCCTTCGAGGTCGAAAGTGCCCTGATCGAACATGATGCCGTGGCCGAGGTCGGCGTCATCGGCATCCCCGACGAGACGGCGGGCGAGATCGTCAAGGCCTATGTCGCACTGAACAAGGGCTATGAGCCGAACGAGCAACTTGAGCTCGACCTTCTTGGCTTTGCCCGAAAGCGGCTGGGGCCGGCGGTGGCCCCGAAGGAAATCGTCTTCCGCCAGAACCTGCCAAAGACCCGGTCCGGCAAGATCATGCGCCGGCTTCTGAAGGCGCGGGAACTTGGCCTGCCCGAAGGCGATATCTCGACCCTGGAAAGTGACGAGAAATGA
- a CDS encoding amidase, translating into MSDLDLCYMPAHEALNRFRAKTLSPVELMEAVIARAGAVQGKVNSLTFTHFDRAMDQARKAEAKFAKGSRTRALEGLPVAVKDESAIKGMPTSGGSLIMKDDIADHTSVVNQRILAAGGIVHARTATPEFSCAGYTWSRLWGVTRNPWNTDFTPGGSSGGSGTALACGSATLATGSDIGGSIRIPASCCGVVGFKPPYGRNPEDPPFNLDFYCHEGPMARTVKDTILFQNVMAGPSPQDIATLRPKLRLPLEMKPIKGWKIACSMDLSIYEVDPDVRKNTAAALDVFRSLGATVEEVDLGWTPDVLDAGMTYLRHLFGAYISQLLKDHGDDMTTYARQFAEDGKKSKPVDFVRSLDVAAGMYRTLGPILERYDVLICPTSGLPAVPADFDQSKDTVQINGKVVDPFLGWVMTLPFNMLSRCPVLAVPSGHAANGVPTGIQIVGRTYCDADVFRAGLAYEAALGGWFTGPASRPNL; encoded by the coding sequence ATGAGCGATCTCGATCTGTGCTACATGCCGGCGCATGAGGCGCTGAACCGGTTCCGGGCGAAGACCCTGTCGCCTGTCGAGTTGATGGAGGCGGTGATTGCCCGCGCTGGTGCGGTGCAGGGCAAGGTCAACAGCCTGACCTTCACCCATTTCGACCGTGCGATGGATCAGGCCCGCAAGGCCGAGGCGAAATTTGCGAAGGGTTCACGGACGCGCGCGTTAGAGGGGTTGCCGGTTGCGGTGAAGGACGAGAGCGCGATCAAGGGGATGCCGACATCTGGCGGTTCGCTGATCATGAAGGACGACATCGCCGACCACACATCGGTCGTGAACCAGCGCATTCTCGCGGCGGGCGGAATCGTCCATGCCCGCACCGCGACGCCGGAGTTTTCCTGCGCGGGCTACACCTGGTCGCGACTTTGGGGCGTGACGCGGAACCCGTGGAACACCGACTTCACGCCGGGCGGATCGTCGGGCGGGTCGGGCACGGCGCTGGCCTGCGGCAGCGCCACGCTGGCGACGGGATCGGATATCGGCGGGTCGATCCGCATTCCCGCCTCGTGCTGCGGTGTCGTCGGGTTCAAGCCGCCCTATGGCCGCAACCCCGAGGATCCGCCCTTCAACCTCGACTTCTACTGCCACGAAGGTCCGATGGCGCGGACCGTGAAGGACACGATCCTTTTCCAGAACGTCATGGCGGGGCCGAGCCCGCAGGATATCGCGACGCTGCGGCCGAAACTCCGGCTTCCGCTTGAGATGAAGCCGATCAAGGGCTGGAAGATCGCCTGTTCTATGGACCTCAGCATCTACGAGGTCGACCCGGACGTGCGCAAGAATACCGCGGCGGCGCTCGACGTCTTCAGGTCGCTCGGCGCGACGGTCGAGGAGGTGGACCTCGGCTGGACGCCTGACGTGCTTGACGCCGGGATGACCTATCTCAGGCACCTCTTCGGCGCCTATATCTCGCAGCTTCTGAAGGACCACGGCGACGACATGACGACCTATGCCCGGCAGTTCGCCGAGGACGGGAAGAAGTCGAAACCTGTGGATTTCGTTCGTAGCCTCGACGTGGCGGCGGGGATGTACCGGACGCTTGGGCCCATCCTTGAGCGCTACGACGTTCTGATCTGCCCGACGAGCGGGCTCCCGGCCGTGCCGGCGGATTTCGACCAGTCGAAGGATACGGTGCAGATCAACGGCAAGGTGGTCGACCCGTTCCTCGGCTGGGTTATGACGCTGCCCTTCAACATGCTGAGCCGCTGCCCGGTCCTTGCCGTCCCGTCGGGCCATGCCGCGAACGGGGTGCCGACCGGGATCCAGATCGTCGGACGCACCTATTGCGACGCGGACGTGTTTCGCGCCGGTCTGGCTTACGAGGCGGCGCTGGGCGGCTGGTTCACCGGCCCGGCGTCGCGTCCGAACCTCTGA